From a region of the Rhipicephalus microplus isolate Deutch F79 chromosome X, USDA_Rmic, whole genome shotgun sequence genome:
- the LOC142776239 gene encoding uncharacterized protein LOC142776239 (The sequence of the model RefSeq protein was modified relative to this genomic sequence to represent the inferred CDS: added 51 bases not found in genome assembly), whose product MAHTIKVRMKVRWIRGRPSVKRSTRYRKMRHRWPLRCWRRTVLCSMRIMTTMGSDSDGASSLCSRTLTSPQPAIPGDRSERQRDLQDIDDGGDYSGDCAATVYDPCGANHFISDDDNTDFGSCDDTTDPTTMGTQHDTVDSVTRGVFLSECNSEVCDVADGIDSEGPFNGNLSTDADTNRTQLGDLFQEVLNEKIVVSKGEMLLMIFKHAIKSNLSFTAMVSLIEMVNMFFERPVLPHSRYQLGKLFSEHGTEMSFHFICGKCSTVHEVAQSYAQSSHCQKCGWALASSVNSESFFVLLDVPSQLRKVLKNCSFLDLTKPLSQSSNLSDICDGELYRKFVSATVDEGHRISFTLNADGTPLFSSSNTSIWPIQLLVNEVPIMQEGTTCVGCSLVEESQI is encoded by the exons ATGGCTCACACAATAAAAGTTCGGATGAAGGTCCGCTGGATTCGCGGCCGCCCGTCGGTCAAGCGGAGTACACGGTACCGCAAAATGCGACATCGATGGCCGCTGCGGTGTTGGCGGCGGACAGTGCTGTGCAGCATGCGAATAATGACGACGATGGGCAGCGATTCCGATGGAGCGAGCAGCCTATGTTCTAGAACGCTG acATCTCCGCAGCCAGCCATTCCGGGTGATCGAAGTGAACGACAGAGAGATCTGCAAGATATAGATGATGGAGGTGATTACAGTGGAGACTGTGCCGCCACTGTGTATGATCCATGTGGTGCAAATCATTTCATCAGTGATGATGACAACACAGATTTTGGCAGTTGTGATGACACAACTGACCCTACAACAATG GGCACTCAACATGATACTGTGGACAGCGTGACTCGGGGCGTGTTTCTATCTGAATGTAACAGTGAAGTGTGTGATGTGGCTGATGGCATAGACAGTGAGGGACCTTTCAATGGAAACTTGTCAACCGATGCCGACACAAACAGGACACAACTTGGAGATTTGTTTCAGGAGGTCCTGAATGAAAAGATTGTCGTTTCAAAAGGCGAGATGCTTTTGATGATATTTAAACATGCCATAAAAAGTAATTTGTCTTTTACAGCAATGGTGAGTTTGATTGAAATGGTCAACATGTTTTTTGAACGACCTGTTCTGCCACATTCACGATACCAGCTTGGCAAGCTTTTTTCAGAGCATGGCACCGAGATGagttttcatttcatttgtgGTAAATGTTCGACAGTGCACGAGGTCGCACAATCCTATGCTCAGTCGAGTCATTGTCAAAAATGTGGCTGGGCTCTAGCTTCCTCAGTAAACAGCGAATCATTTTTTGTCCTATTGGATGTCCCCTCTCAACTTCGAAAGGTTTTAAAGAATTGCAGCTTTCTTGACCTGACAAAGCCCTTAAGTCAAAGCAGTAACCTTTCTGATATTTGTGATGGAGAATTATATCGCAAATTTGTTTCTGCTACAGTAGACGAAGGGCACAGGATTAGCTTTACATTAAATGCAGATGGCACACCACTATTTTCATCCAGCAACACTTCAATTTGGCCTATACAGCTACTGGTGAATGAGGTGCCCATTATGCAA
- the LOC119172537 gene encoding uncharacterized protein LOC119172537 gives MITHAYVRYQDDKHLAIVPVEDIKNFNPNEDYSTAFFMVKWTDSTGTCAYYRARILRVGESEQDLKEIVSRKRVRVRPLIEDSDQASDGDSNVAPSKEQDKPSESRERLLKILQKKKKAVKVSPSQEAELNELQKKVAEMQKKIDAQNEELVELRGLNRDLQKELLVKIREGSSRYKSAEPTAQSHSPGTPLPHSMDITLPAVSSTPSPPSSPTRECPHSPLKAQAGASGGSLVDIGQGLRIPLETWRRVQARDKDSLFIKDLLVTIWDPAQLQGRSLQGKHCPRFPNRPRKDPLTPWKVSVMRTCYKRRLEKQGFPDSAVQTLMKRMNHYVGEKIADIDKMAKRVQRD, from the exons ATGATTACTCACGCTTACGTTCGATACCAGGACGACAAACATTTGGCAATCGTGCCAGTGGAAGACATAAAAAATTTCAATCCGAATGAGGATTATTCGACAGCCTTCTTTATGGTCAAATGGACCGATTCCACCGGCACATGTGCCTACTACCGCGCAAGAATTTTGCGGGTTGGAG AGTCGGAACAAGACTTGAAGGAAATTGTGTCCCGAAAAAGGGTGCGGGTGAGGCCCCTAATTGAAGATTCTGATCAAGCCAGCGATGGCGACAGCAATGTTGCACCATCGAAG GAACAAGACAAGCCCTCCGAGAGTAGGGAGCGGCTTTTAAAAattctacaaaaaaagaaaaaagctgtgAAGGTCTCACCCTCACAGGAGGCTGAGCTGAATGAGCTCCAAAAAAAAGTtgcagaaatgcaaaaaaaaatagatgcTCAGAACGAGGAACTCGTAGAGCTTCGAGGGCTGAACAGAGATCTCCAAAAGGAGCTCCTAGTCAAGATCAGAGAAG GCTCCAGTAGATACAAAAGTGCAGAGCCTACTGCTCAGTCCCACAGCCCTGGCACCCCTCTGCCACACAGCATGGACATCACTCTTCCAGCAGTTAGCAGCACACCATCCCCCCCTTCATCACCCACCAGAGAGTGCCCACATTCTCCCTTGAAGGCGCAAGCTGGTGCATCAGGCGGTAGCTTG GTTGACATTGGACAAGGGCTGCGAATTCCGCTGGAAACATGGCGTCGTGTGCAGGCTCGGGACAAAGATTCTTTGTTCATTAAGGATCTGCTGGTGACAATCTGGGATCCAGCTCAGCTACAAGGACGATCATTGCAAG GCAAGCATTGTCCTCGTTTCCCAAATCGGCCGAGAAAGGATCCATTGACACCATGGAAGGTGTCTGTCATGCGAA CCTGCTACAAGCGTCGCTTGGAAAAGCAAGGTTTCCCAGACAGTGCGGTCCAAACGCTCATGAAGCGAATGAACCATTATGTTGGAGAGAAAATCGCAGACATCGACAAGATGGCAAAGAG GGTGCAGCGTGACTAA